The nucleotide window GTGCGGTTGATGAGATCTACTGTCTGCACTCTGCACTTAGTTACAGACAAGTGGTATATATGATACAATAAggtggaaaataaaacaattcaaacttaaaaataatattttccaACTCATACACAACGAAGGACAATCTTgcttaacaaaaaaaatgccAAAATGTCTTCACATGTTCCACATGTGTTAAACTGTTTGTAGTTGGACAGAGGAATTgacaaaaatatcaaaatgccTTTACATCCTAGCAGCTTGAGGCAGATTGACTACACATTTGAACATCATATCCCTGCAACCATTCATGAGATATATACATCACTGCAGATTGAcaatgaattcaacctttgagAATATATCTTCTTCACAAAATATACAACTCCATGTCCATTGTACTTATAAGCAACACCAACATAACACAAGAAAACTTTTAGAATCTGCACTTTTCATTTGAAAAATGTTACATTCCAATTCCTCCCCCATGTGTTAAAAGTTCATTCTAAACACGAAGGCCAATTTAAATCTTACATTTGTACCTGATGGTTTGAAACCTATAAGATTTAATCAGATATTTGTACGTAATGATCTGAAATTCTCTTTATATCTATTATTGTTATGCTCACCCCACCAAGTACCAACGAACAGAAGGACAGAGAATCACTGCGGTGAAACTTCCAGTGACCAAATATATGCATGAACGATAAACTAGAGAACATGATCTACACAAAGGATTGTTTACGCGGTTCAGCAAAGCCTACATCCACGTAGCAGTAGGGAGAAAGATATCTGCTATCAAATGAGGGTTTACAAAGGATTAAAGCAGCTCTGTTGTCACAACAGCTCTCAAAGGATTTTGGAatctgcacttttttttttagcttcaCTAATCAGCTCTAGAATCATTGCCTTTCTGTTGTCAATCTGTACCAATAATGTGAtacattccaattccaattcctcccCCAGGTGTTCCAAAGTTCATGCTAAACATAGATAACAGGAACAAAAATAGTTAAAACTATAACTGCAATTATCCAAAGAAATTCTAGACCAGAGAAACGTACAGCAGATAGCAAAACACAAAGGTCATGTATAAGATTTACATTTGTACAGGATGATACAAAACCTATAAGGTTTAATcagatatatatacataatgaTCTGAAATTCTCTCGATATCTATGATATCGGTCATAAGTGGCATTGAGAGTCAATAATGCTCTGCAACCATAAAGTTTGATTCCCAACAAGCACCAAAGTAACCTTTTCTGCCCAAAGCACTGCATTACCACGAAGGCATAAACCAACATATGTGGATATCCAGTAGTAGATTTCCATGACTACAAGACCCTATCCAAAGAAGAACAATTTTTGACAAAGTAAATCACCAGTAGATGAGAATCATGTGCTGAACGGATTCTTATTACTGCAGTATTCTTTACACAGACATTTGACTTTCCCTATACAAATTATAAACAATATGCATATCTCCATGAATtccttttttctgttttggcatAAATCCATGACCTCAATCAATTGAAAACTAAACAAAAGGACAGCGGTTAGAAAAATCAATTTTTTGATTGGTAGGAAGACTTGCAGATGACCTGGGTTGAAAATAGCTCGATCAGctgtcgttttttttttttttttccttttctggagaACAACCCAAgggaaattttctcaaacaaCCATTGCCAAAAGAGTCCATATTGAAGTTGAAAATAAATTGTCTACCGAATTAACATATTATTCGTCTGTCTGTGGTAGATTAGTGTCATAGCCATCCAGGaaaccaaaaaccaattttCATACATGGTTCATAGTTGAGTTGCAAAGTTCTCATCTTATATGCAGGAACTAGTACAGCGAACTAATCGGACAGCAACTAAACAGTGTTTTACATTTCCGCTTTATAAGAATGAAGGAAGAGAAACTGTACGAGATTGTGCTCTTAGTTTGTTAATAGCTATTAGATTGTTCTAAATTGATCAGCATATTGTACTTGACTTttcaaacaagaaaaataaacttACTTCAGAGCCCTGACTTTTCATAGTTTGAATCTGAGATTCGTCCTCCATTGCCAGCAAAACCAGACCGTAGCTGGAGATCATTCTACCATTAAAAACTAGCTTACAAGTTCATGAGCTAGGCAACATTTTTACTTCTCACCAACTACATTTTTGTGCAGCCactgtctatatatataatattgttCTGCAACACTGACTTCATTTATATATTTGTACAGGAGCAAAAACATATAGATAATGATCTTTAAAAGAAACTCTAGACAGTAGAAACATATAGCCGATAGAAAACACAAAGGTCATGCATGTTGATCTGTTCATATATTTGACAGGTATCTAATGATCTGATGTGCCCTTGATGCCTATTAGATTTAATCATATATTCATACCTAATATTGGAATCCCCTCAAGTCCTCCACTAAGTGGGATTCAGAGTCAATAATGCTCGATCTGCAaccaaaatatttaattaacaaCAGCAACCTAAGTATGTTTTTCATCCTTAAAACCACTAAATAGTATTTATAAGGACACAGGACATCCAGTGGTAGAATTATTTCCATTACTATTAAGATCCTGGCAAAGGATAACAACTAGAATCAGAGTGATTGCTGTCAACACTAACCCCTTGGGCTTAAAACCTTCTGCATACAAACTCCAATAACAAAAGCACTACAAGTTGAGATAACATAGATTGTGTTTTCAGACTATTTCACTTAACAAAGTGGAGGATTACAGAGCATCGATCTATGACTCTACTTTGCAAATCATTAGAAACTTTATACCAAACTGCATACAATGAAGAGGAAATTGAGACATTGCAGTACTGTTTTGCTTTACTATCATAAAATGGCCTAGCACTAACTTTGCTTTGTATCTGCAATGCCACATACTATCTGAAAAGGTACATTTCTGTCATGACGAACAACATAGATGCACCCTAATTTGCTAAAAAAAGTATATTGCCAAAAGCTCACAAATTTGCTGGCCGAACTGCCGGAGCcgtttaaaaaaaagaaaagaaaagatggagATGAAGGACAAAAAATCTGTGTTCTTCTGATTTGCTGAGTATGTTCTAGAATGGAAGAAAAAATTTATGTAAACCATAAATTTTCACAATCTATGTAAAAGATAAATTTCATAGTTCTAGTACTGCAGCTAATCTCAAGTAAATGGAAATGGATTAGCCAGAAAGGCTTCTAGTGGATTATTCAATAAAGTGTAACATGGTTAATTTCCTTTATTTTAAACCTTTTACAGTGTTgaacctttattttatttttattttttttgggacaTTGTATCTGTTGATCAATATTAAATTTGAGTTTCAATGCTAATTTTGATGTTTAAGACAACGAGGGAATTAAAAGTGCTTCTTTGTGAAGTTTACAAGATGAGTAATTAAATTGAAGATCACTAGTGTGCCAAAAGTTCTTGTCAAAATCGGCCACTGATAACCATTGGGGAATGCTAATGACTATTACGGGCAGAACCAACTTTCCGATAAGTCAGAAATAGGTAGCATTAAGGACATGTACATTTCCTATAGTTAGTTTCACTAATTTACATTTTTCATATGCTGTTTTCAATTACTGTAAAGATTGGCTAAATTTTTCTAGATTCCCAATAGTAATGAACGTACACCTGGGAAAAAATGTTCCACGGATCAAGATTAAGGAATGTACACAATCCCAAATTTCAAGTTTATCTAGACAAATCTTTTTGTAAATTCCTTGTGCTAATTTGATTATGACACACCACAAGTAATTGATAATTTAGGAAAAAACCACTGCAATTACTAAATAGAAGTACTTTATAATACCACGCATAATTTGATTACAACAAACCATGAATACCTGATAATCCAGAAAGAACCATTGTAATAAATAGATAGGTATTTCTAATAGAAAGTATAACTTAAATGGCAATAGCAGCATAACATGTATGGGCCGGGATACATATAGATTCCATCCTCACAAACAAGCTAAAGTCTCCAtgtaaggaaaaataatatcCTCTGGCAAACAATGATTATGATCACCTAAAGTTAGATAAAGCTCCTTATTGGCTAACTCAATAGATGTATTGAAGGTCTTATTCCTAAGATTATAAGATATGATCTTACCAGGCATGTGCAACAAAAGATCTGTTGAAGAATCCTCAACCTTGTCATCTATTTCTTGGGAGGTTTCCTCCTTCCCAGAAAGGCACAAGACAACAAACGCATTCCAATCCTGTCCGGGAAGAGCTGCAACTATCGGATTAAGATCACCACTAATAACACGATAGTGACGATACTTGACAAACCAGCCAGAGTAGTCCGTCTCCATCTCCATGACCTCAAAATATTGAGTGTTGCAACGCTGATAAATCTCAATCAAGTACAAACAGCCACCACACTCCCCAAAATATCTCTGAGTCAATAACCGTGGAAAGTTCTTGGCAACCAGGGGGACAGGAGGGGTAGCTGAAGCAACCAGAAAACGCTCTTGGCCTATGTCGAAGTAGTGCAGCACATCAGCTTCGTTTCTTATGAATTTACCGTCTGGGAAAGAGTAGAATGGCAAGCTTGCTTCCCCTATGTCTCTTATCCAATGAACTGCGCCGTTGCAGTATATGGCGCCTTCTCTGCTCCTGCAGTCAAAGTGCATGGCCTTGTTCATGAAATGAGGGTGCCTGCCCTCGTCGGAGGGTCTGGGGAAGAAAGGAGTATCGAGATGCTTCCACTCTCCGGTCTTAGATGAATATATGTCTATTTTGTGCTTCCCCCTATTATAATAAAAGGTGAAGTTATTCACGCAGACCACCTTGTAATGAGGCGATATGGAAGGATCAAAAGCCAAAGCATAGCGCACAAATAAAGAATCACTACTATGTCTGACAACTGGAAAAGAAAGAGCCCGGAATTCGTTGGTTGTGGGATTGACAACATATACGGGATGATTTTTTGTTTCAAGTCCAGATCTAGGAATATGGCAGAGAAAGAGGCCATTGCAGGACTGAAGAATCCTCAACTTGGATTCATCAGGGACGGAATCGGAATTCTTAAGGGTTTTGAAGGGATTCCACCCAGGTGGGATTTCATGGTTACCAAGAAGGATGGACTTGAAGGACTCGTCTTGGATTTTGCTAGAGAAGAAAGCAGAGATTTTGGAGTTAGGGTTTCGGAGGGTGTGGCGGAGACGGAACTCGGGGTCGGAGATGAGAGACAGCCATTGCTTGGAGACGCACTTGAAACGGATTAGAGATAGAGCTGGAACCCATATAAGGATCTGCTTAAGCAGCTCTTCGATATTCGCGACGGTTTCTGCTGAAGATGACATCTTCCCACcaaagggtttagggtttttgctTTGGATGCCCAAACTTGATTCTCAAGTCTCAACTCTGTACAACAACGGATATGAGGAGGGATCCAATTACATATAGGGAGTGAAATGTAAACCCAAATGAATAACAATCTCTTCTGAGATGGCCCAAAACACCTAAAGATATTACCGAAAGCCAAGCCCACATATACCGGCCCAAAAGTTAAAAAGTTCGAAGTTTTTACCACAGAAATtgcaacaaaataaaatttcacTTTTGATGGTGTAGTTAACGGTTGTACTGAATAACAGCAATTGACGGTGTAACAGCCATAGCCAAGGACACGGTGTAGTTCACGTTTCCGTTTGCACTGAGCGATTGTGGCTTTCTGTGAAATGGGCTCAGCTTCATGGGTCGCTTGTGAAGATGGGTTTGGAGGAAAATGTGTTTATTGGGAATTCTTTGGTTCGTTTCTATGAAGAATGTAGGGACTTGGATCGTGCCTGGcagtgtttgatgaaatgcttgAGAGAAACACTGTGTCGTGGACTTAGTTTGATTTGTGGTTATGGTAGGAGGAATATGCCAAAGGATCCAGTCTAGTTTGATTCATGAGTTTACCTCCGGTGGTGATACTGTCATACTGATATACACACAGAGAAGAGCCATATTGCATTGATGTTACAAGAAATAAACAGCAGACTCAGAGATGTTGGTCACGTTCCTGATTTGGACAGTGTCCCCCTTGATGTtgatgagaagaagaaagagtacTTGCTCAGTCGACATAGTGAGAAAGTGGCCATAGCTTCTGGGTTTATTGGTAGAGGGGAAGGTGTGCCAATTTGCATGGTGAAGAATCTGAGAATGTGTTGTGATTGTCACTCTTTTGCCAAATTAGTGTCAAGAATATACGACAGGGAAGTTATTGTTCAAGATAACAACACGTTCCATTTCTTTAGGCAGGGGCTTTGCTCTTGCAGTGATTACTGGTAATAGAATTATGACTTGAAGAGAACTCTCCCCCAATTATTATTCTTCTTTAGTCTGCAATCCCTTTATCTATTGCTTTTGATCTGCACTGCCATTATCATATTATGTTTTATTACATAATCCAGGTATGACTCCATTATCATTGAGCCATACTTCAGGGGCAATATGCACAACCCAATCTCCTCCAAACTCATTAACTATTCGGCCGAAAAAACAAGCGTTGTATATCAGACCAATCAAGCCCTTGAGCCTGAAGCTGGAATGACGGTGATTCACCTAGTATGCCAACAGAATGGATATTCACGAACCATACCTTCGTCCACTTCAGACTTCAAGCTTCAAAGTGTGAGAGCTAATCAAAATTCCAAGatttttcaggtttggttttcctcttttttctcAGATTCTgcaaatatattgattttttaaGGCTATGGTTGAGATTTGTTAGTTTTTTTAGCTTTTAATTCAGTGGTTAGTAACATTTTGAATTAGCAAAATGGTAGTTGCATCAAGTCCATCAACTAATCAGCATATATGGATAGCATAGATTGTGCAGGTATATTGTTTCTATAAGGCTATGGTTGAGATTTGTTGGTTTTTTGAAGCTTTTAGTTCAAGTTTAGTTACATTTGGAATTAGCACAATAATAGTTGCATAAACTAATCAGCATATATGGATGGCATCCGGGGTTACCATACACCTTAAGAAAAAGGAGCAGGTACCTCTAGTTATGATAGGAAAGTACGGGAGTTGAtggattgatggagttaaaaaTATATGTAATTGCTATGGTGTATCAATGCAGGTCCAGCTAATGAAGACTAGACAATGTGTTGGTCAATCTTACCGGCCAGCGAGGAGTGGTTCTTCCTTTTGAACCCCTCTCAATTACATTTGATAAAATCAGATATGCAGTTGACATGCCACAGGTACCTTCAATTCAATTTTTGGCCATTTCTTTTGAAAGAAACTTGAACTCTTTATCTGAGATCACATTAAACTATAGATGGTTTATTTTACTACACACTAACGAATTTAAGACACAGTACATGTAATCTTTTATAAATCAAGTCCTGGTGCTGAATGCATTTTACACCCAACCCATGTCTGCTTCAATTGAATCCCACTGTTGTTTCACCGGTTCACCCATGTCTGCATTCACAGCAGAAAAAGGCAAGATCTATCTTGATTTTTACTGCATTAGAACTGTTATTTTTTGTTACTCCCATTACCATGTATATCATCTACAATTAACTCTGGTATATTTTGATGAGCATTGAATgaagaaaaattcaaactttAGCCTAGCAAGTGTAACTTCATAATTGAACATATGGCTGTCTTTACATGATAAGAACTACATAGGTTAATTGAAATTGATGTAAACAGTAGCAGTCCTAAGTATGTATAGTTTGCTAGTTAGTATATGCACTATTTTGGACAGGTTAGCTGGTGGCTACACAGAAGGTATTGAGTTATTGACATTGATATTAATCCCCTAACACTTGTAAGGAAAATGAGAAGAACATGACATTAATCCCTAAATTGTTAAAGGAACAAAATGGCTCTCTCTATCTTcgtctctcttttttctttgtttctactTTCTAGAATAAGTTCCCAAACCTCTATATACAGTCCTCTCCAAACCACACTTTAGTTATGTGATTAAACCTTGCTGTCTCCTAGCTAGAATCCAAACAATGAAACAATGAAACATTGAACAAGAGTTGGACAATGCTAATTCCAGTTGAGAGGTAGAAATCAGCAATGAACTTTGGCCTCATTGAGCAACGTCGTTGGCTGGGTTTTTGTTTCCATTCAATGTGCATTTGGCCATTTGCTTTTGGTTTTTGACTTACTTCGTAACTGTAGACACAAGGATTCAAAAAATGCAGAGGATCTAATAGTCAGAGGTTGGCTACAGGATGATGAGATCAGGTATGAGTCCTCATTGCCAACACTGAATTGGTCCCACCATATTCGAAGAACAATGATGATCAGGGGTGGTCCAATTGCATTTCTTGTCCATTAAAGTGATTAACAGGGGTGGTTGCTGAATAGTTTTCAGCAGCAGTGATCAAGTGGCATGATGCTGGGGCTTCCCTTTAGACGCTGCTGCAGGATGGCTGCATATACCATCAGGCTTAACCGAGTTCCAAACCGATCGGTATGCAAGTATTTGTAATCATCTTAGAATAAACTACATGTATTATtctcttttccttgtttttgttACTTAAGGAAGTAGTAAAACTATTACCATGATGCCGGTGTTGTTGTATCCTGAACTTTCAGAATAGCGGGGCTTATTAAGGTTCATTACTTTATTCAATCCAAACCAAACCCGTTTAGTGAAGaatagaaattgaaaagaataGCAGTGCTCATTTTATCGTTCTGATTCTTCCtgtgaaaattttaaattaggCGGAAGGATTGAATACAAATAAACTAATATCTAGTATCTCAACTCTGCATGTATAATTCCTGGTTCATGTCTGCATGTATATTTTACTGTAATGCTTGTCTGACAGTGATACCATGGATATTATGTACAGTAAGACTACGTGAAAATTTATCAACCAAAGCAACtgattaaacaaaacaaatgggAATGGAAATATACGACACAATTGAGAACTGCATTGCTGTATGCTACTAGTAAGTTGGTAAGAAACGTTTCTTTTAGTCAgtggatttgaagaaaaattgaccttttcttttaattttcatattagAATGCGTAAAATACAGACAAGAAAATCCGATTGCCATATGATTATAAAATGCAATCTCCTCCATAGAAAATACAATGAACCTAAAAAAAAGTGTATAGTAGATAATTTTAGTCCAAGTctaaaaagaaaagtaagagAAGAAGGTTCTTGTCAATTGCGCCTCTGAGTAAACCAAAGATGTTCAGAAAACGTGGTTTTTGACTCAAATTCGTAACCCCAAATGGGGCCTAAATCATCacctaagaaaaagaaaaaacagagtCTTCCAAGTTcaagtcaaaaagaaaaagggaaagcaGAAGCTGCTTTGCAAGTGAGCCTCGGGAGTGCCAAGTACGGTAAAAGAGAAGTTGCAAGGATGCCTACCTCTCTAGGAAACCATATACAATGCAAAAGCACTCTAGAAAGGCAGATCAAAAGGAAGGCAACATTCAACAGATCCAGCAAGCAAAACATGGCTTCTCTGACCAATGAAGCAgccagttcttcttcttcttcttctctcccacGTTCTTCTACTGATCACCAAAATCATTACACATACGAGGTCTTCCTGAGCTTTCGAGGCGAGGATACACGCTTTAATTTTACAGATCATTTGTACACTGCTCTGTGTCAGAGGGGAATTGAGACCTTTAGAGATGATAAGCTTAGCAGAGGAGAAGACATATCACAAGAGCTCCTCAAAGCAATTGACAAGTCGAGAGTTTCAATCATAGTCTTCTCTCAAAATTATGCTGCCTCAAGGTGGTGCTTAGATGAACTGGTCAAGATACTTGAATGCAGAAAATCCAAAAGGCAGGAGGTTAGAGCGGTGTTCTACAAGGTGGATCCCTCAGATGTACAACACCAAAGAGGTGCTTTCGGTGACGCGTTTGCTACACTTGATCAATGCAAATACAAGGATAGCATGGAAAAATGGAAGGCAGCTCTCAAGGAAGCAGCAGATTTGTCTGGATGGCCTTTCGAGGATGGCAAGTATGTCTTTAATCCCTCCACTAGctatttaattaaatatatttttgaaGTATTTGATTTCGTATATATGCTTTTAAATTCATAGGTACGAGTCTAAATTTATCAACGACATTGTTGGGGAGTTGTCTGCCCGAGTGGTAAACCCTTCATGTGAGTTGCAAGTAGCTGCACATCCTATTGGAATAGAGTCTTGTAGACAAGATGTCAACAAGCTTTTACACACCAGGGAAAATATTGTTCGCATGGTAGGTATATGGGGGCCTGGTGGAATTGGAAAGACCACAATTGCGAAAGATGTGTTTAACTCTATTCGCCAAAAGTTTGAAATTAGTTGTTTCTTGGCAGATGTTAGATCTAATTCAAATGGTCTAGCCCAACTACAAGAGAAACTTTTGTCTAATATTTTAGACTCAACTTTGAAGGTAAGCAGTGTTGATCAAGGAGTCAGCTTAATAAAGACAAGGATGCGACATAAAAAAGTTCTCTTAATCCTTGATGACGTATCTCATTCTAGCCAATTACATAACTTAGTTCCATCTCCAAATTGTTTTGGGCCTGGCAGCAGAATTCTCATAACCACAAGAGATAAACGTTGGCTAATTGCTCATCAAGTCGATGAAGTATACGAGGTCAAGATGTTAGATTATGATCAAGCTTTGGAGTTGTTTAGCTTAAATGCTTTCAAAAGAAATGGACCTCCAGACGATTATCTGAAACTTGCACAACGTGCTGTACGCTATGCCCAGGGCCTTCCATTAGGTTTGATAGTTTTAGGGTCTCATCTATTTCGTAGAAGCAGAGAGGAGTGGGAAGCAACATTAGATAGTTGTAAAGAAGATCCCCACAGAGAGATAAGAGACGTTCTCAAAATAAGTTATGATGCTCTGGGAGTAGATTTAAAAGGATATTTTCTTGATATCGCTTGTTTCTTTAAAGGTGAGTATGTAGACTGTGTGAATCCAATACTAGAAGCTTGCTACGACCTCAAATCAGTGACTGGTATTGCACAACTCCAAGAAAAAGCTTTAATTAGAGTTGACGGATTGCGTTGGACAAATGGAATAGACAAAGGTCGCATTTGGATGCATGACTTGATAGAAGAAATGGGTAAAGACATAGTGTATCAAGAGTCACCTGGTGAGCCCGGGGAACGTAGCAGAGTGTGGAGCAAAGAAGATGTCGACCACGTTCTAACAAATAATACAGTAAGTATATTAATGATCTGTTGTGTTTTTTTTGGGGAAAGCATTTTATATTGAATATAATTTCTTATTGAAACTTTGAAGAAGGCTGTATTGAAACAGTACTTGTGCTTACAATAGAAATTgctatgtgtttttttttttttttttggtctgaatatAAATTGGAACTATAAATGTTACTAAGTTAgtatgattgattgattttttttttttaatgtaggGCACAGATAAAATTATAGGCATCCAGTTCCCAGAATATTCTAAGATGTCTTTGAATGCTAAAAGCTTCTCAGGGATGAAGAATCTTAGATATATTTCTATGAGCAGAATGATGAAAGATGAATGCTTTTCTGGAGACATTGATTATCTTTCCAACCAGTTGAGATGGCTTGATTGGTCTAAATGTCCGTTGCAATCTTTTCCATCTGATTTTCATGCAAACAAACTTGTAAATCTCGATATTTCTGAGAGTCGCGGAATCACACGACTATGGGAGGGACGTAAGGTACTTTAATCTAATAATCCATTTTATTTCAAgacttttttaattaaaaataaatcacCCAATAGATAAACTATGCTGTAAATTATTGGCTCCGCTTGGTTgatcttttcctttttgttttgccATACAGAATTTTTCAAGGCTAACATGCATGAATTTAAGGGGTTGTCATTCCCTAACAGAACTCCCAGACTTTAGTGGAATCCCCAACTTGAAAGAGTTGAATCTATATGAATGTCGCAATTTAGTTGAGGTTCCTGATTCCGTTGGATTCCTACGAAACCTTTTTACCTTGAATGTTGACGGCTGCTCTAACCTTAGTATGTTTCCGAGAAAAATCAACTTTAAATATGTAGAAACTATTGTTATCCGCTCTTGCAAGCTTGAGGAATTTTCAGAAGTTGGGAAAGCGATGGGTTCCTTGAGAAGTTTGGATTTATCACGCACTTGCATTAGAGAATTGGATGAGTCAATTGGAAATCTCGTTGGGCTTGAATGGTTGGGTCTTAAGGATTGCAAAAATCTTATAACTCTACCGTGCAGCATTTATGGATTGCAAAATTTAAAGATATTTGAGCTTACTAACTGCTCGAAACTTGTCACATTTCCAACAAATACCAAAATTTTGAATGTCGATGGTTGCCCATTATCACTTCCAAAGCTAAAGTGGTTCGACATCGGAGGATGCAGTTTACCAGATTGTGATTTCCTCGAGACTCTTGATTGCTGGGAAACATTATTCCTGCTTGATCTGTCATTTAACAATTTTGTTAGTCTTCCTGCTTGCTTCGCCAAATTTGTCAACTTGCAGGTGCTTTTCTTGTGGGGTTGCAAGAGACTCCGAAAACTTCCAGAGCTTCCACCAAATGTGTCAATAAACAGTTTTGTTAGTCTTCCTGCTTGCATCACCAAATTTATCAACTTGCGGGTTCTTTTCTTGGAGGGTTGCAAGAGACTTCGAGGAATTCCGGAGCTTCCCCCAAACGTTTACCATACATCCAATGGTCTTGTTTTTAATTG belongs to Rosa chinensis cultivar Old Blush chromosome 4, RchiOBHm-V2, whole genome shotgun sequence and includes:
- the LOC112198628 gene encoding F-box protein At5g07610; this encodes MSSSAETVANIEELLKQILIWVPALSLIRFKCVSKQWLSLISDPEFRLRHTLRNPNSKISAFFSSKIQDESFKSILLGNHEIPPGWNPFKTLKNSDSVPDESKLRILQSCNGLFLCHIPRSGLETKNHPVYVVNPTTNEFRALSFPVVRHSSDSLFVRYALAFDPSISPHYKVVCVNNFTFYYNRGKHKIDIYSSKTGEWKHLDTPFFPRPSDEGRHPHFMNKAMHFDCRSREGAIYCNGAVHWIRDIGEASLPFYSFPDGKFIRNEADVLHYFDIGQERFLVASATPPVPLVAKNFPRLLTQRYFGECGGCLYLIEIYQRCNTQYFEVMEMETDYSGWFVKYRHYRVISGDLNPIVAALPGQDWNAFVVLCLSGKEETSQEIDDKVEDSSTDLLLHMPGKIISYNLRNKTFNTSIELANKELYLTLGDHNHCLPEDIIFPYMETLACL
- the LOC112198180 gene encoding disease resistance protein RUN1, coding for MPTSLGNHIQCKSTLERQIKRKATFNRSSKQNMASLTNEAASSSSSSSLPRSSTDHQNHYTYEVFLSFRGEDTRFNFTDHLYTALCQRGIETFRDDKLSRGEDISQELLKAIDKSRVSIIVFSQNYAASRWCLDELVKILECRKSKRQEVRAVFYKVDPSDVQHQRGAFGDAFATLDQCKYKDSMEKWKAALKEAADLSGWPFEDGKYESKFINDIVGELSARVVNPSCELQVAAHPIGIESCRQDVNKLLHTRENIVRMVGIWGPGGIGKTTIAKDVFNSIRQKFEISCFLADVRSNSNGLAQLQEKLLSNILDSTLKVSSVDQGVSLIKTRMRHKKVLLILDDVSHSSQLHNLVPSPNCFGPGSRILITTRDKRWLIAHQVDEVYEVKMLDYDQALELFSLNAFKRNGPPDDYLKLAQRAVRYAQGLPLGLIVLGSHLFRRSREEWEATLDSCKEDPHREIRDVLKISYDALGVDLKGYFLDIACFFKGEYVDCVNPILEACYDLKSVTGIAQLQEKALIRVDGLRWTNGIDKGRIWMHDLIEEMGKDIVYQESPGEPGERSRVWSKEDVDHVLTNNTGTDKIIGIQFPEYSKMSLNAKSFSGMKNLRYISMSRMMKDECFSGDIDYLSNQLRWLDWSKCPLQSFPSDFHANKLVNLDISESRGITRLWEGRKNFSRLTCMNLRGCHSLTELPDFSGIPNLKELNLYECRNLVEVPDSVGFLRNLFTLNVDGCSNLSMFPRKINFKYVETIVIRSCKLEEFSEVGKAMGSLRSLDLSRTCIRELDESIGNLVGLEWLGLKDCKNLITLPCSIYGLQNLKIFELTNCSKLVTFPTNTKILNVDGCPLSLPKLKWFDIGGCSLPDCDFLETLDCWETLFLLDLSFNNFVSLPACFAKFVNLQVLFLWGCKRLRKLPELPPNVSINSFVSLPACITKFINLRVLFLEGCKRLRGIPELPPNVYHTSNGLVFNWLRDSRN